In the Streptomyces sp. BHT-5-2 genome, one interval contains:
- the pgsA gene encoding phosphatidylinositol phosphate synthase, whose amino-acid sequence MLNKYARAFFTRVLTPFAALLIRLGVSPDAVTLVGTGGVVAGALVFYPRGEFFWGTVVITLFVFSDLVDGNMARQLGRSSRWGAFLDSTLDRVADSAIFGGLALWYAGRGDSLALCAVAIFCLASGQVVSYTKARGEAIGLPVAVNGLVERAERLVISLVACGLSGLHAFGVPGVQVLLPIALWVVAVGSAVTLGQRVVTVRRESAEADALAQGGNG is encoded by the coding sequence ATGCTGAACAAGTACGCGCGTGCTTTCTTCACGCGTGTTCTCACACCGTTCGCCGCCCTGCTCATCCGTCTCGGGGTCAGCCCGGACGCGGTCACCCTCGTCGGGACCGGCGGTGTGGTGGCCGGCGCCCTGGTCTTCTACCCCCGGGGCGAGTTCTTCTGGGGCACGGTCGTCATCACGCTGTTCGTCTTCTCCGACCTGGTCGACGGCAACATGGCGCGGCAGCTGGGGCGGTCCAGCCGGTGGGGCGCTTTCCTGGACTCCACCCTCGACCGGGTCGCGGACTCGGCGATCTTCGGCGGGCTGGCCCTGTGGTACGCCGGGCGCGGCGACAGCCTGGCGCTCTGCGCGGTCGCGATCTTCTGCCTCGCCAGCGGCCAGGTCGTCTCGTACACCAAGGCGCGCGGCGAGGCCATCGGGCTGCCGGTGGCCGTCAACGGCCTGGTGGAGCGGGCCGAGCGGCTGGTCATCTCGCTGGTCGCCTGCGGGCTCTCCGGGCTGCACGCGTTCGGCGTGCCGGGCGTCCAGGTCCTGCTGCCGATCGCCCTGTGGGTGGTCGCCGTCGGCAGTGCCGTCACCCTCGGCCAGCGCGTGGTGACGGTCCGCCGGGAGTCGGCCGAGGCCGACGCCCTCGCACAAGGGGGGAACGGCTGA